The proteins below are encoded in one region of bacterium BMS3Abin08:
- the mnmA gene encoding tRNA-specific 2-thiouridylase MnmA, with protein sequence MKKVVVGMSGGVDSSVTACLLKEEGYEVEGVSFILWEARARLNPRTCCSLDAIEGAKETAELLGIRHRAVDVRDDFMEKVIDPFVDAYLRGLTPNPCILCNIHIKFPCLLREAENSGAEFIATGHYSRIKRRGAGYVLMKGVDPSKDQSYFLYVLKEETLKRLIFPLGTYRKDRVREIARDLDLPAVKRPESVEICFIEEDYSCFIRDLMPEASRPGPIIGPGGEVLGTHRGIYNYTMGQRRGLNIAHGEPLYVRRIDAERNEVHVGPRETAFGQEVVVGDLNWITGPVERVTARIRSMMRDEPASLYPEEGAGRVRVVFDEPQWAPAPGQSVVFYDGDLVIGGGIIEP encoded by the coding sequence ATGAAAAAAGTCGTAGTTGGTATGAGCGGGGGGGTTGACTCCTCTGTAACGGCCTGTCTCCTGAAAGAAGAGGGTTATGAAGTAGAGGGTGTGAGCTTCATTCTATGGGAGGCAAGGGCAAGGCTCAATCCGCGTACATGTTGCTCCCTCGATGCCATTGAAGGGGCAAAAGAGACCGCCGAACTTCTCGGGATCAGGCACCGGGCTGTTGATGTCCGTGACGACTTCATGGAAAAGGTGATAGATCCCTTTGTTGATGCCTATCTCCGCGGCCTGACACCAAACCCGTGTATCCTCTGCAATATCCATATCAAGTTCCCCTGTCTCCTGAGGGAGGCGGAAAACAGCGGAGCGGAATTCATTGCCACCGGCCATTATTCCCGGATTAAGAGAAGAGGTGCCGGGTATGTCCTCATGAAGGGGGTGGACCCTTCGAAAGACCAGTCCTATTTCCTCTATGTCCTTAAGGAGGAAACACTGAAAAGGCTCATCTTTCCCCTTGGCACATACAGGAAAGACAGGGTGCGGGAGATTGCAAGGGATTTGGATCTCCCCGCGGTGAAGAGGCCGGAAAGCGTCGAGATATGTTTTATTGAGGAGGATTACTCCTGCTTTATCAGAGATCTGATGCCGGAGGCCTCCAGGCCGGGGCCGATCATCGGGCCGGGGGGGGAGGTGCTTGGTACACACCGCGGGATATATAACTATACAATGGGACAGAGGAGGGGGTTGAACATAGCCCATGGAGAACCCCTCTATGTGAGAAGGATCGATGCAGAGAGGAACGAGGTCCATGTGGGACCCCGGGAGACGGCCTTCGGGCAGGAGGTGGTTGTGGGGGACCTGAACTGGATAACCGGGCCCGTGGAGCGGGTTACCGCAAGGATAAGGTCCATGATGAGGGATGAGCCGGCATCCCTCTATCCTGAGGAAGGTGCCGGGAGAGTGAGGGTTGTCTTTGACGAACCACAGTGGGCACCTGCACCGGGCCAGTCAGTGGTTTTTTATGACGGGGATCTGGTGATAGGGGGAGGGATAATTGAACCATAG
- the trpC gene encoding indole-3-glycerol phosphate synthase produces the protein MGVLQEIVERRKGRLRDTKASVPFEEIKARLRDAAPARDFRGAVTRPQGGRIKLIAELKKASPSRGVIRRDFDIEGISRIYTEGGASAISVLTEEDYFQGDISYILRIKGVTDLPVLRKDFIFDEYQVFEARAYGADAILLIASILSNSQAGELYGLASELGLSVLFEVHNYKEVDTALLLDLPIIGINNRDLETLDIDLRRTVDIMKDIPDGRVIVSESGIETRDDVEMLDGKGIDALLIGTSLMKPRDIGSRINELFRGIWYNG, from the coding sequence ATGGGCGTGCTTCAGGAGATAGTGGAGAGACGGAAGGGCCGTCTGAGGGATACAAAGGCATCCGTCCCGTTTGAGGAGATAAAGGCACGGCTCAGGGACGCCGCACCTGCCCGTGATTTCAGGGGAGCCGTAACCCGCCCCCAAGGGGGGAGGATAAAGCTGATCGCCGAGTTAAAGAAGGCATCGCCCTCAAGGGGGGTGATAAGGCGGGACTTTGATATCGAGGGCATATCCAGGATTTATACTGAGGGGGGTGCCTCGGCAATATCCGTTTTGACGGAGGAGGACTATTTTCAGGGCGATATAAGCTACATTCTCAGGATAAAAGGTGTCACGGATCTCCCGGTGCTCAGGAAGGACTTTATCTTTGATGAGTATCAGGTCTTTGAGGCAAGGGCTTACGGGGCGGATGCAATACTGCTTATCGCGTCCATCCTCAGCAACTCCCAGGCCGGGGAACTTTACGGTCTTGCCTCAGAGCTTGGCCTTTCCGTCCTGTTCGAGGTGCACAATTACAAGGAGGTTGATACGGCGCTGCTTCTTGACCTCCCAATTATCGGTATCAATAACCGTGACCTTGAGACCCTTGATATCGACCTGAGGAGAACGGTTGATATAATGAAGGATATACCTGACGGCAGGGTGATAGTGAGTGAAAGCGGGATAGAGACGAGGGATGATGTGGAGATGCTTGACGGAAAGGGTATCGATGCCCTTCTTATCGGGACCTCCCTGATGAAGCCCCGGGATATCGGTAGCAGGATTAACGAGCTTTTTCGAGGAATCTGGTATAATGGGTAG
- the trpB_2 gene encoding tryptophan synthase beta chain: MKETKIMLSDKEIPRQWYNIMADMPNPPEPPLHPGTKQPVGPDDLSAIFPMALIEQEVSTERWIDIPEEVLEIYSLWRPSPMYRAHRLEAALGTPAKIYYKYEGVSPAGSHKPNTSTPQAYYNKQAGIKRIATETGAGQWGSAMALSGSLFGIDVTVYMVRVSYNQKPYRRIAMETWGASVYASPTDITQSGKKILETDPDSPGSLGIAISEAVEDAASHDDTNYALGSVLNHVMHHQTVIGLEAKKQMEMAGDYPDLIIGCCGGGSNLAGVSFPFLRDKINGKDLRVIAVEPSSCPTLTKGEFRYDFGDTAGLTPLLMMYTLGHDFIPPGIHAGGLRYHADAPLVCQLYHDGLIEARAYPQTPVFKAALMFAGVEGIIPAPETAHAIRCVIDEALLCKEEGKEKTILFNLSGHGYLDLQAYADYLDGKLVDYEYPDEKIREALSRLPVV; the protein is encoded by the coding sequence ATGAAAGAGACAAAGATTATGCTGTCGGACAAGGAGATCCCCAGGCAGTGGTATAACATCATGGCAGACATGCCCAACCCCCCGGAACCCCCGCTTCATCCCGGAACAAAACAGCCGGTGGGTCCTGATGACCTCTCTGCTATATTCCCGATGGCACTCATTGAACAGGAGGTCAGCACCGAGCGCTGGATTGACATACCGGAAGAGGTCCTGGAGATTTACAGCCTCTGGCGGCCAAGTCCCATGTACAGGGCACACCGTCTTGAGGCCGCACTCGGTACCCCCGCAAAGATATATTACAAGTACGAGGGAGTAAGTCCCGCAGGAAGCCATAAGCCTAATACATCGACTCCCCAGGCTTACTATAATAAACAGGCCGGGATCAAGAGAATTGCAACAGAAACAGGGGCGGGACAGTGGGGGTCGGCCATGGCTCTCTCCGGAAGCCTCTTCGGTATTGATGTAACGGTTTATATGGTAAGGGTGAGTTATAACCAGAAGCCATACAGGCGCATTGCAATGGAGACGTGGGGGGCATCCGTCTATGCAAGCCCCACGGATATTACACAGTCAGGGAAAAAGATCCTGGAAACAGATCCTGATAGCCCCGGAAGCCTCGGTATCGCCATATCTGAAGCGGTAGAGGATGCGGCAAGCCACGATGATACGAACTATGCCCTTGGTTCAGTGCTCAACCATGTCATGCATCATCAGACCGTGATCGGGCTTGAGGCCAAAAAACAGATGGAAATGGCGGGGGATTATCCTGATCTGATTATTGGATGCTGCGGTGGCGGGAGTAACCTCGCCGGTGTGAGTTTCCCCTTTCTCCGGGATAAGATAAACGGTAAGGATCTGAGGGTCATCGCAGTGGAGCCGTCGTCATGTCCCACCCTCACAAAGGGTGAGTTCAGGTATGACTTTGGAGACACCGCAGGGCTTACACCGCTGCTGATGATGTACACCCTCGGTCATGACTTCATTCCTCCCGGGATTCATGCGGGCGGGCTGAGGTACCATGCAGACGCACCCCTGGTGTGTCAGCTCTACCACGATGGCCTGATCGAGGCAAGGGCATACCCGCAGACCCCGGTCTTTAAGGCTGCACTCATGTTTGCCGGTGTGGAGGGCATCATACCTGCTCCGGAAACCGCCCATGCCATCAGATGTGTCATAGATGAGGCACTTCTGTGCAAGGAAGAAGGGAAGGAGAAGACCATCCTCTTTAACCTGAGCGGGCACGGCTATCTCGATCTGCAGGCCTATGCAGACTATCTTGACGGTAAACTCGTTGATTATGAATATCCTGACGAGAAGATCAGGGAGGCCCTTTCAAGACTCCCTGTGGTTTGA
- a CDS encoding comEC family competence protein translates to MSPLQIYIYLSLILGICAYTASGFFPVLTTLASLCILLYFIKNTGKQAVVLILLFIFGFYYGALKHDPSPNLQETKPPRETRFSGTIAGMPIKTEYGYLEPFSLSTPPLKGDVFINLPKPFGPGTFIEGNARVTLKAGHLNPGMHSGNTSLFLTPLGAVALSRNNSPGFIPDRLRWMLYSRFNEAFSGETAGFLSALIIGHRQYSDRLYRDYARLGLAHLMSISGTHFGLFTILVFSFIRFSARALPYRWLIRLTGRISIDELATLLTLPLIVFYLLLSGVRIPALRSFIMINIFLFGLLIGRKGQWLYSILFALTVILLMDPSSAFTPSFQLSFAAVLSIGLTLEFAEKRLPLNRAGPFTGTLVKILLVTIGASAGTMPLVLYYFHRLPALGIVTNMVFTPLICFLILPAGIIGSLFYLLTGVFPLGGLFALLISKINHVVSFISSLEMISFTLPAFSAAVLMLIYATAGCMIMRKRKASLICFSVLAFSVIYTLPAYLAPGPRVVFLDVGQGDAAVVETSDGKAVVIDTGHTGREVISYLRYRGVGKIDALVLSHAGRDHAGGLWNILDEFRVGEIWDNGLLIYQPAVEDTVVHRQLKAGDILKTGSAGFLVLHPRKGYYNTFGDDENNRSLVLRYTDRGISILFTGDIEADGELSLLRLPKYLGSRVLKVSHHGSYTSSKRGFLASVNPRYAIISAGRFNPYGHPHRGTLRNLKGIQLHRTDREGAIEVSSYNSGEISISSYADHKLKETGGLNLMVELENIKRLFLLW, encoded by the coding sequence ATGTCCCCCCTCCAGATATACATATACCTGTCCCTTATATTGGGCATATGTGCATACACCGCTTCAGGCTTTTTCCCGGTCTTAACCACCCTCGCCTCTCTCTGCATCCTGCTGTACTTCATAAAGAATACAGGGAAACAGGCAGTCGTCCTGATCCTTCTGTTCATCTTCGGATTCTATTACGGCGCCCTGAAACACGATCCCTCACCCAATCTTCAGGAAACCAAACCGCCCCGGGAAACACGCTTCTCAGGTACCATCGCGGGGATGCCGATTAAAACCGAATATGGATATCTTGAACCCTTCAGTCTCTCAACCCCTCCGCTGAAGGGGGATGTATTCATTAATCTTCCCAAACCCTTTGGGCCGGGGACCTTCATTGAAGGAAACGCCAGGGTCACCCTTAAAGCAGGACACCTCAATCCCGGAATGCATTCCGGAAACACCTCTCTGTTTTTAACACCCCTGGGGGCTGTCGCCCTCTCCAGGAACAACTCCCCGGGGTTCATTCCCGACCGCCTGAGGTGGATGCTCTACAGCCGCTTCAACGAGGCCTTCTCCGGAGAAACGGCCGGTTTTCTCTCCGCCCTGATAATCGGACACCGCCAATACAGCGACAGGCTCTACAGGGACTATGCACGTCTCGGGCTTGCCCATCTCATGAGCATATCGGGCACCCACTTCGGCCTCTTCACCATACTTGTTTTCTCTTTTATAAGATTCTCCGCAAGGGCACTTCCATATCGATGGCTGATCAGGCTGACAGGCCGTATAAGCATAGACGAACTCGCCACCCTCCTCACCTTACCGTTAATTGTCTTCTATCTCCTCCTCTCAGGGGTGAGGATCCCGGCCCTGCGTTCATTTATCATGATAAACATATTCCTCTTCGGTCTCCTCATCGGCCGGAAGGGACAATGGCTCTACAGTATCCTCTTTGCCTTAACGGTTATACTGCTCATGGACCCCTCCTCCGCCTTTACCCCATCCTTTCAACTCTCCTTTGCCGCAGTGCTCTCAATAGGGTTGACCCTTGAGTTTGCTGAAAAGAGGCTCCCTCTTAACCGGGCAGGCCCCTTTACCGGGACACTCGTCAAGATACTACTCGTAACCATCGGCGCATCGGCAGGGACAATGCCCCTCGTCCTTTACTACTTTCACCGCCTCCCCGCACTCGGTATCGTTACAAACATGGTCTTCACCCCCCTTATCTGTTTCTTGATTCTGCCGGCAGGGATCATTGGAAGCCTCTTTTATCTCTTAACGGGGGTATTCCCCCTTGGGGGCCTCTTTGCCCTCCTTATCTCAAAGATCAACCATGTGGTCTCTTTCATCTCCAGCCTTGAAATGATTTCTTTTACCCTTCCAGCCTTTTCCGCCGCTGTTCTCATGCTCATTTATGCAACCGCAGGCTGCATGATAATGCGAAAGCGGAAGGCGTCGCTGATCTGCTTCAGTGTGCTGGCATTTAGCGTCATATACACCCTCCCGGCATACCTTGCCCCCGGACCAAGGGTCGTATTTCTCGATGTGGGTCAGGGGGATGCAGCCGTTGTTGAGACATCCGACGGGAAGGCGGTGGTCATAGACACGGGGCACACGGGCAGGGAGGTAATTAGTTACCTAAGATACAGGGGCGTCGGCAAGATCGACGCACTTGTGCTGAGCCATGCAGGCAGGGACCATGCAGGGGGACTGTGGAATATCCTGGACGAGTTCAGGGTCGGTGAGATATGGGACAACGGTCTTCTCATCTATCAGCCCGCTGTAGAAGACACCGTGGTCCACAGACAGCTAAAGGCAGGGGACATCCTCAAGACAGGCAGTGCAGGGTTTCTTGTTCTCCATCCCCGCAAGGGCTACTACAACACCTTCGGCGACGATGAGAACAACCGGTCCCTAGTCCTGAGATACACGGACAGGGGCATAAGCATACTTTTTACGGGAGACATTGAGGCCGACGGGGAACTCTCACTCCTGCGGCTCCCGAAATACCTCGGGAGCAGGGTCCTCAAGGTCTCTCATCACGGGAGCTATACATCGAGCAAACGGGGTTTCCTGGCCTCCGTCAATCCCAGGTATGCAATAATAAGTGCAGGGAGGTTTAACCCCTACGGCCATCCCCACCGGGGCACCCTCCGGAACCTCAAAGGCATACAACTGCACCGCACGGACCGGGAGGGGGCAATAGAGGTATCATCATACAACTCCGGGGAGATATCGATCAGCAGTTATGCCGATCACAAACTGAAAGAAACAGGGGGTCTGAACCTCATGGTGGAACTGGAAAACATCAAAAGGCTATTCCTTCTCTGGTAG